The region GGAAGCCAGCATGGACATTCTCCACCACTCAGGCATCCAGGCGACGCACTATCTCCAAGCAAGCTACCCAGGATCCCAGGATTGGTTCCTCTTTATTTCTTTTGCTGCTGACCTCCGGAACACcttctttgtcctcttccccatCTGGTTCCACCTCTGCCAAGCAGTTGGGATCAGGCTTATTTGGGTGGCTGTGATTGGTGACTGGCTGAACCTTGTCTTCAAGTGGTGAGTAGCCTGTCTGCTTTTCACATGAATGCAGGGCTTCCTTGCCTGGACTCAGCCCTGCCACATGAAATGTTACATGGTTGGAGTGATTTTGCACATGTGCCTTTACAGCTTTCCCTCACCATTCAGTAACCATAGCTAGCTCACGTACATTTGGAAAAGAAAGGATGATCTTGCAGCTCAAAGGGCCTGGCTTCTAGCCTATCTATTTAATAAAATAACCATTGTGGTTACTGATCAGGCTACTGCCTGACTACCCTTGCCTTCTTTCTGCCCTATGCTTCTGCCTGCCCTTTTCCATCATCTTCCCTTTAAGTTCAACCTTAGCTTGATGTGCTCTTTTCCTGGGTCCCAGGAATGGGAGGAAAGATCCTCAGTTATCCCTAGTTTACTTGAGTAGTATGGCTGGTGGTTTGTAATTATTTTTGGAGCTAGCATCTAGGACAAATATCTGTTTACCAAATGGATGGGCCTGCCCTACTTCTGTTTCTTTCCAGCACCAGACACCATGAATGTGACCCTTTGCCCAGGTGTCTCCTAGTTCACCTGTTTATCTACATGCTCACAAGACTTTGAGTGAATTTGTGGAATTATCTTTTGGCCCTAACCAAGTCTGTTAAAGGGAATATCTACCACATTGCCTGTTGCAAATCCTCATAGGCTCCCAATGCCCCTAATAatcctattccctttccttgCAGGATCCTGTTCGGCCAGAGACCATACTGGTGGGTGCATGAGACCAGTTTCTACCACAACACCTCAGCCCCTGCAATCCAGCAGTTCCCCGTTACCTGTGAGACTGGCCCAGGTGAGACTTCAAAGGACCTATAGCCAAGGCAGGGatggcaactgcagctgcagcagtagtaCAGCAGGCAGGGTGGGGTGCAATGGGCTATGATGGGGGCTAGGCTAGTGTCTCCCTTAGATGAGTGTGACTGTCTTGTACTTAAAGTAGTGAAGCATCTTTTTAACCTTTTAGCCTGGCTGCATTGTACATGCCCAGTTTAGGTATTGTTGTCAACTGCTGAGCACCCAGAGAGATGgaaacggggtggggaggaggagcctGATTTCGGAACCCGCTTCCAAGTTATCAGACTTTTTATccttctaaagcagtgatttccagactttttcatcttatggcacactaacaaggtgctaaattTGTCTAGGAGCACcaccagtttttgacaattgacaaggcatatgcactgctggtgggggctcttgcccccccaatggccttactgtCACCTCCTgagcgcatcacccagtgcggtctgcacacccaccccacaccctcctagAGATGCTACTGTACCACATGCAGCTGTTCCAGAAAATGCTGCTTTGGCTTTGATTCTGGTAGCCTCCAAGGGGAGGAATGTTATGTCTGAATGGGATATGTGGGGCTCATatagtcctaaccaactttccagcactgacatcagggcaatgcgactgtgaggtaagggaacaaacatggccgtaccttgaggaggcctccatgactgccccccaactgcaggatgcagcacatgccccactggcacagctatgccagtgctggaaagttggttaggattgtgctctatgtcacatcatttcacacattttgttttttcaaaaatgTGCATCACAGTGATGACTTGGAAAGGTTTTGCTCAGCAGTTCCGAatctgtgggtctgtggcccagtttttgggggttgcaaaactgacaaggcacattagcatcaagggttaaacaacctgctacttgggggagcactgctgtccaatcaccattatagccaaagatgcttgagtggctggtaaactttttttaatgtgaattccgaagctaaaaagtttgggaaccacttttctaGTGGCATCTTTCTGGAAAAGCTTGAAAATGACCTGTGGTTTTTAGATGCAAGGTCTCTAATGCTTGTCTTTATTTTAGGCAGCCCCTCTGGTCATGCAATGGGTTCAGCCGGTGTGTACTATGTGATGGTAACAGCCATTCTCTCCATCATCTTGGGGAATAAGCAGCCATTGTGGAAGCATCggtaagcagcagcagctgaagtaATAATAAAAGACATACTTGGGGGTCAAAACAGATGTGACATTAATAATAGTTCCACTTGTGGGATCCCACTTGAGTGAGTAGTGATCTGGTCTTCTGTTGCATGTGCCTCTGCTTTTCGGTATTTTTATGCATGTTGTTCCTCTTTATATTCAACAGCAGGGACAGAAAGCTGTTGGACTGAACCCTTGGCCACTTTCCTGCCTGAGATTATTGGATAATTGAGTACTTCTCTATGAGTTTCAGTAGTCTCAATAGTTAAATGTTAATTTAGCTGATAGTGTTAAAGTTAAGTATTAAGTGCTGATCCATGATTGGAGAGTCCTCCGGGAACCTGAGTGAATGCAGTGTGATTGCGCGTCtgatgagagaaagaaaaaagacttgtggggatttttttttttaaaaaaggaatgagATAGAGAAGTAAACATGCATTAAATGTCACATCTCTTTTGACTCTGAACAAGAAGAGGGAAGTGGTGGAAATGTCTTGTGCTTCAAGgagaatgtattttaaaatgtacagTCAGGCACATTTTGATCCAGGTGCTTCCAATACTAAAAGGCCAAGCAAGCAGCCTTTGTGTCCCCTGGTGTTCAGTCTCAAATGGTTAGGCAAGAAAGCAGTCACCCCGTAGTCCCAATCCTGCAGACTGCAGATCATAGAAAGGAAGAGAGTGGGAGCTCACTTTAAACCACCAGTTTCCTCCTGCTGAACTGGGCCAACCCCAGGGCCACAAACGGAGTCTCCAGGCAACCCATGGCTTTCTCCCAACTATCGGGTTGCTGGTGATCAGGAAAAAGTGATGATGCCAAgagaagtggcatagctaaggcatctggcacgtGGGGGCACAAACATTTCAACACCCCCTGGGGGCATCAGGAAGCCTcagcgaaaaccagaagtacctttctgaggcctcctcagaactcctcccagaCGTCCGTCTGGGTGTCCGTCTGCTTCGGGATCCATGGTtgggggtgcaggttggcaccccttTCAAGGCATGGTAACCAGGACAATGtacccctctgcctccccttagctatgccactggccaagaGTGAACAAAGAGAGTCCATGTGTAAATGGTGTTATCACCCATATTGTCAGCATGGCCTGAAATAAAAAGCAGGTTGGGGAAGAGAATCTGTCTCACTTGGCTCTGGGTGAAGACAAGTGCTCCATATCAGAGCAGTAGGGTTGCTCTGGAAACAACCTCACTGTGATCAGCGCACAAACATGCCTGTTCCTCCCCACGGTGCTACTCTGGCAAAATGTGGTTTCTGCCTGGCTGAAGCAGGATCCAGCTCTGGATGGCACTGATGCTGTCACAAGAAATGTTTTCTCCTTCTCTGGAGCAGTTCTGCACTTATAAAAAGGCTTGCTTTTTCTTTCCAATGAATTGGGCCATGAATGAACAGAGAGTCATGCACATTCATGGTGTTTTAGAAGTTTAAAAAGGCAGACAACCTGCTTGAAGCATGGCAAAGACCAACAGCTCATCCTCTGAGATGCCCCACATCTGTCATTTCGTTTGCAAGGCTGCACCATAGCCATGCTCACCCTAATTCTTAGCAATATGCTCTGAGCTCTATTTTTATATTATGGTTGTCTTTGCCTGAagtcccacagaggctgaatgtaGAGTCTCATTGAATGTCCAAATAGCAAGATGCCCAAAGTCCAGTGTCCCAGCATCCAGGTGGCAAAGGTAGAAAATACCTTTTGACCAAGCAACTGAGCTCAGGGAGTGTCAGACAAGAAGGCATGCTGTCTTGCTTGCCTATGCTCACCCTCACGTTCTTCTCTGTCTCCTTTTTCAGCCTTTTGCAGGCAGTACTGTGGACCGCATTTTGGGCCGTCCAAGTCTGTGTCTGTCTCTCCCGTGTCTTCCTGGCTGCCCATTTCCCTCACCAAGTCATCGCTGGTGTCTTCTCAGGTCAGTGTTGGCTCTTGTGCATTTCATCTATCACTGTTTTtatagcacccttcctctaaggggcATAGCGCTTTATATTTAGCTCTGCCCCCAACTTGCTGTGGGGTAAGTTAGGCAGAAAGCATCTTGGCTGAGTCGTAATTTAGCCTGGGTCTTCCTGATCCAAGTCCAGCACTCTGGTCACAATGCTACATATGCTCTCTACATTTAACTCACAGTTGTTACCTAAGCATGTTAAAGATATAGGTGGTTCAACACTGTCAGGCCACTGCTTTGACGGATGCATTGGTTACTAATTTGTTTCCCGGCCCAGtttaaagtgctggttttgacctttaaaactctgtatggcttggggccagggtatttGAAAGATCGCTTACTTCTGTGCAATCTGGCTTGTCCCCTCTGGTCAAAGAAGAAGGCCCTTTTAAGAGCCCATGGACGTggcaaaaaatagggccttctcaatagtggcaccattCTCCCTCAtagtttatgaactgctccctcctaaGAGGCTTTCTAGTGGTGCCGAAAGACTTTTcaaataagccttctgagtttgctgccttttaaataatatatataaattatttgCCAGGCGGATTCGATTTTACATGTTTTGCCCTTTCTTAAAAAGTCCTGTTGCTAGTTTTGTGTTTCTATTGTaagtttttaaagtttattttcaaTGTTCAGTGATATTTTAATGGAATATTGTAATAACTGTTCTAAATaatattt is a window of Tiliqua scincoides isolate rTilSci1 chromosome 5, rTilSci1.hap2, whole genome shotgun sequence DNA encoding:
- the LOC136651528 gene encoding glucose-6-phosphatase catalytic subunit 1-like, which produces MEASMDILHHSGIQATHYLQASYPGSQDWFLFISFAADLRNTFFVLFPIWFHLCQAVGIRLIWVAVIGDWLNLVFKWILFGQRPYWWVHETSFYHNTSAPAIQQFPVTCETGPGSPSGHAMGSAGVYYVMVTAILSIILGNKQPLWKHRLLQAVLWTAFWAVQVCVCLSRVFLAAHFPHQVIAGVFSGMLVAESFQHIHSIYNASLRKYAGTTLFLFSFALGFYLLLKMMGVDLLWTLEKAKRWCDHPEWVHLDTTPFAGLLRNLGVLFGLGLALNSPMYMESCKRKEGQRLSFRLGCIGASLIILHLFDSFKPPAKMEMLFYMLSFCKSAAVPLAAVALVPYCVSQLLSKQNKKTV